A genomic segment from Glycine max cultivar Williams 82 chromosome 1, Glycine_max_v4.0, whole genome shotgun sequence encodes:
- the LOC100811217 gene encoding bifunctional 3-dehydroquinate dehydratase/shikimate dehydrogenase, chloroplastic isoform X1, translated as MDSPNALSTAPAAGSRKNATLICVPIMGESVEKMEIDVDKAKAGGADLVEIRLDSLKTFDPYRDLNAFIQHRSLPLLFTYRPKWEGGMYDGDENKRLDALRLAMELGADYIDIELQVAHEFYDSIRGKTFNKTKVIVSSHNYQLTPSIEDLGNLVARIQATGADIVKIATTALDITDVARMFQIMVHSQVRRVPFIGLVMGDRGLISRILSAKFGGYLTFGTLESGVVSAPGQPTLKDLLYLYNLRQLAPDTKVFGIIGKPVGHSKSPILFNEVFKSIGLNGVYLFLLVDDLANFLRTYSSTDFVGFSVTIPHKETALKCCDEVDPVAKSIGAVNCIVRRPTDGKLIGYNTDYVGAITAIENGLRGKHNGSSTTISPLAGKLFVVIGAGGAGKALAYGAKAKGARVVIANRTYDHARKLAYAIGGDALALADLDNYHPEDGMILANTTSIGMQPKVDETPVSKHALKYYSLVFDAVYTPKITRLLKEAEESGATIVTGLEMFMGQAYGQYENFTGLPAPKELFRKIMENY; from the exons ATGGACTCTCCCAACGCTTTG TCTACCGCTCCGGCAGCGGGTAGTAGGAAGAACGCGACGCTAATTTGCGTCCCAATAATGGGAGAATCAGTTGAAAAGATGGAGATTGACGTGGACAAAGCGAAAGCCGGAGGCGCGGACCTTGTTGAAATTCGATTGGATTCTTTGAAAACCTTTGACCCCTATCGAGATCTCAACGCTTTCATTCAACACCGTTCTTTACCCTTGTTGTTCACTTACAG GCCCAAATGGGAGGGTGGTATGTATGATGGTGATGAAAATAAACGGCTGGATGCACTTCGGTTAGCCATGGAGTTGGGAGCTGATTACATTGACATTGAACTTCAG GTAGCACATGAGTTCTATGACTCTATACGTGGGAAGACATTCAATAAAACCAAGGTCATTGTTTCATCTCACAACTATCAGCTTACTCCTTCAATTGAGGATCTTGGTAACCTTGTAGCAAGAATACAAGCAACGGGAGCAGACATTGTGAAGATTGCAACAACTGCCTTGGACATCACTGATGTGGCACGCATGTTTCAAATAATGGTGCATTCTCAAGTAAGGCGC GTTCCATTTATTGGACTTGTTATGGGTGATAGGGGGTTGATTTCTCGTATACTTTCTGCAAAATTTGGTGGATATCTCACTTTTGGTACCCTTGAGTCAGGAGTTGTTTCAGCTCCTGGTCAACCTACTCTTAAGGATCTATTGTATCTATACAATTTAAGACAACTGGCTCCTGATACAAAAGTATTTGGGATTATTGGAAAGCCTGTCGGTCACAGTAAATCACCCATATTATTCAATGAAGTCTTCAAGTCAATTGGTTTGAATGgtgtttatctatttttattggTGGATGACCTTGCCAATTTTCTCAGGACTTACTCTTCTACAGATTTTGTGGGATTCAG TGTTACCATTCCTCACAAGGAGACAGCACTTAAGTGTTGTGATGAGGTTGATCCAGTGGCTAAG TCAATAGGAGCTGTGAATTGCATTGTAAGAAGACCAACTGACGGGAAATTGATTGGGTATAACACTGATTATGTTGGTGCTATTACTGCAATTGAGAATGGGTTACGAG GTAAACATAATGGTAGTAGCACAACTATTTCTCCATTAGCTGGTAAGCTGTTTGTTGTTATTGGGGCTGGTGGTGCTGGGAAGGCACTTGCTTATGGTGCAAAAGCAAAAGGAGCTAGGGTTGTGATTGCAAACCGTACCTATG ACCATGCCAGAAAACTTGCTTATGCAATTGGAGGAGATGCTTTAGCCCTTGCTGATTTAGATAATTACCATCCGGAGGATGGTATGATTCTTGCAAACACAACATCAATTGGAATGCAACCTAAAGTTGATGAGACGCCTGTTTCTAAG CACGCTTTGAAATATTACTCCCTAGTTTTTGATGCTGTCTACACGCCCAAGATTACTAGACTCTTGAAAGAAGCAGAAGAATCAGGAGCCACTATTGTAACAGGATTGGAGATGTTTATGGGGCAAGCATATGGACAATATGAGAATTTCACCGGATTACCAG CACCAAAGGAGCTCTTCAGAAAAATTATGGAAAACTATTGA
- the LOC100811217 gene encoding bifunctional 3-dehydroquinate dehydratase/shikimate dehydrogenase, chloroplastic isoform X2, translating to MDSPNALSTAPAAGSRKNATLICVPIMGESVEKMEIDVDKAKAGGADLVEIRLDSLKTFDPYRDLNAFIQHRSLPLLFTYRPKWEGGMYDGDENKRLDALRLAMELGADYIDIELQVAHEFYDSIRGKTFNKTKVIVSSHNYQLTPSIEDLGNLVARIQATGADIVKIATTALDITDVARMFQIMVHSQVPFIGLVMGDRGLISRILSAKFGGYLTFGTLESGVVSAPGQPTLKDLLYLYNLRQLAPDTKVFGIIGKPVGHSKSPILFNEVFKSIGLNGVYLFLLVDDLANFLRTYSSTDFVGFSVTIPHKETALKCCDEVDPVAKSIGAVNCIVRRPTDGKLIGYNTDYVGAITAIENGLRGKHNGSSTTISPLAGKLFVVIGAGGAGKALAYGAKAKGARVVIANRTYDHARKLAYAIGGDALALADLDNYHPEDGMILANTTSIGMQPKVDETPVSKHALKYYSLVFDAVYTPKITRLLKEAEESGATIVTGLEMFMGQAYGQYENFTGLPAPKELFRKIMENY from the exons ATGGACTCTCCCAACGCTTTG TCTACCGCTCCGGCAGCGGGTAGTAGGAAGAACGCGACGCTAATTTGCGTCCCAATAATGGGAGAATCAGTTGAAAAGATGGAGATTGACGTGGACAAAGCGAAAGCCGGAGGCGCGGACCTTGTTGAAATTCGATTGGATTCTTTGAAAACCTTTGACCCCTATCGAGATCTCAACGCTTTCATTCAACACCGTTCTTTACCCTTGTTGTTCACTTACAG GCCCAAATGGGAGGGTGGTATGTATGATGGTGATGAAAATAAACGGCTGGATGCACTTCGGTTAGCCATGGAGTTGGGAGCTGATTACATTGACATTGAACTTCAG GTAGCACATGAGTTCTATGACTCTATACGTGGGAAGACATTCAATAAAACCAAGGTCATTGTTTCATCTCACAACTATCAGCTTACTCCTTCAATTGAGGATCTTGGTAACCTTGTAGCAAGAATACAAGCAACGGGAGCAGACATTGTGAAGATTGCAACAACTGCCTTGGACATCACTGATGTGGCACGCATGTTTCAAATAATGGTGCATTCTCAA GTTCCATTTATTGGACTTGTTATGGGTGATAGGGGGTTGATTTCTCGTATACTTTCTGCAAAATTTGGTGGATATCTCACTTTTGGTACCCTTGAGTCAGGAGTTGTTTCAGCTCCTGGTCAACCTACTCTTAAGGATCTATTGTATCTATACAATTTAAGACAACTGGCTCCTGATACAAAAGTATTTGGGATTATTGGAAAGCCTGTCGGTCACAGTAAATCACCCATATTATTCAATGAAGTCTTCAAGTCAATTGGTTTGAATGgtgtttatctatttttattggTGGATGACCTTGCCAATTTTCTCAGGACTTACTCTTCTACAGATTTTGTGGGATTCAG TGTTACCATTCCTCACAAGGAGACAGCACTTAAGTGTTGTGATGAGGTTGATCCAGTGGCTAAG TCAATAGGAGCTGTGAATTGCATTGTAAGAAGACCAACTGACGGGAAATTGATTGGGTATAACACTGATTATGTTGGTGCTATTACTGCAATTGAGAATGGGTTACGAG GTAAACATAATGGTAGTAGCACAACTATTTCTCCATTAGCTGGTAAGCTGTTTGTTGTTATTGGGGCTGGTGGTGCTGGGAAGGCACTTGCTTATGGTGCAAAAGCAAAAGGAGCTAGGGTTGTGATTGCAAACCGTACCTATG ACCATGCCAGAAAACTTGCTTATGCAATTGGAGGAGATGCTTTAGCCCTTGCTGATTTAGATAATTACCATCCGGAGGATGGTATGATTCTTGCAAACACAACATCAATTGGAATGCAACCTAAAGTTGATGAGACGCCTGTTTCTAAG CACGCTTTGAAATATTACTCCCTAGTTTTTGATGCTGTCTACACGCCCAAGATTACTAGACTCTTGAAAGAAGCAGAAGAATCAGGAGCCACTATTGTAACAGGATTGGAGATGTTTATGGGGCAAGCATATGGACAATATGAGAATTTCACCGGATTACCAG CACCAAAGGAGCTCTTCAGAAAAATTATGGAAAACTATTGA